From Pangasianodon hypophthalmus isolate fPanHyp1 chromosome 30, fPanHyp1.pri, whole genome shotgun sequence, a single genomic window includes:
- the LOC113536930 gene encoding E3 ubiquitin/ISG15 ligase TRIM25-like — protein MAEASISVDQDQFKCPVCLDLLKDPVTLPCGHSFCNVCINGCWDQEDQQGIYSCPQCRDTFTTRPVLRRNNMLAEVVEKLKKTEVQAASPAHCYTGPGDVECDFCTGRKQKAIKSCLMCLASYCEIHLKPHLEVLALEKHTLIEASAKLQEKICSQHNKLIEIYCRTDQTCICYLCTMDNHNGHDTVTATAERAEKLSEVKEEQMKSQQRIQEKKKKVQELKQAVNTIKLSAQTAVEDSERIFTELISSMEKKRSEVMELIRAQEKAELSRAERLLEQLEQEIADLQRRVTELEQLSHTHDHIHFLQVLASGRRSPQGDRPTFHTSSITVHQHLSFDGVRNSLSDLKKRLEEFCEEEFNKIPPHGKRSCSCWRNTIMDIFTGSVKCYFLAMLLLSFCRQFTHLTLLTKIMI, from the exons ATGGCTGAAGCCAGTATTTCAGTAGATCAGGACCAGTTCAAATGTCCAGTCtgtctggatctcctgaaggaTCCAGTGACTCTCCcctgtggtcacagtttctgtaatgtgtgtattaatggctgctgggatcaggaggatcaGCAGGGCAtctacagctgtcctcagtgcagagacactttcactacaaggcctgttctacgcagaaacaacatgctggctgaagtggtggagaaactgaagaagactgaagtccaagctgcttctcctgctcactgttacactggacctggagatgtggagtgtgattttTGCACTGGGAGAAAACAGAAAGCCAtcaagtcctgtctgatgtgtctgGCTTCTTACTGTGAAATTCATCTTAAACCTCATCTAGAAGTTCTTGCTttggaaaaacacacattaattgaAGCGTCAGCAAAActacaagagaagatctgctctcaacataacaagctgattgagatctactgtcgtactgatcaaacctgcatctgttatttgtgtacGATGGATAATCACAACGGTCACGACACCGTCACAGCCACAGCAGAAAGAGCTGAGAAACTG AGTGAGGTAaaggaggagcagatgaaatcccagcagagaatccaggagaagaagaagaaggtgcaggagctgaaacaggctgtgaacactataaag Ctcagtgcacagacagcagtggaggacagtgagaggatctttactgagctgatcagctccatggagaaaaagcgctcggaggtgatggagctgatcagagctcaggagaaggctgaactgagtcgagctgaacgactcctggagcaactggagcaggagattgctgatcttcagaggagagtcactgagcttgagcagctttcacacacacatgatcacatccatttcctccag GTTTTAGCTTCTGGACGTCGGTCTCCCCAAGGGGACAGACCAACGTTTCACACATCCAGCATCACTgtccatcaacatctctcatttgatggagtgaggaattctctctcagatctgaagAAGAGACTTGAGGAATTCTGTGAGGAGGAATTCAACAAAATCCCTCCACATGGTAAGAGGAGCTGTTCCTGCTGGAGAAACACAATCATGGACATCTTTACTGGCTCTGTGAAGTGTTATTTCTTAGCAATGCTCCTGCTTTCTTTTTGCAGACAGTTTACTCACCTGACACTTTTAactaaaataatgatttaa